In Methanocella paludicola SANAE, the sequence GATTGATGAAAATAGTGAATGGATTTTTAGCGGCAGCATTAGTTCTGCTCGCCGTATCGATGGTCGCGGTGCCCGCGTTCGCATTCTTCCCTGGACCTCTAGGAGGCTTTTGGGGCAGAGGCATGGCATTTCCGGGCGCGTTCGGCTGTGGCGTTCCGCCCGTAGCCGGGTTTGGCGGTTTCCCGTTCGCAGGAGGCTGCGGGTTCCCAGTAGCCGGAGGCTGCGGGTTCCCAGTAGCCGGAGGCTGTGGGTTCCCTGCCGCCGGAGGATTCGGAGTGCCGGGGGCTGCAGGCTTCGGTGTGCCCGGGATCGGGGGCTACGGAGTACCCGGATATGGCTCGCCGTTCGGCACGCCATTCGGCGGATATCCTGGCATGGGCGGCTATGGCATGCCTAACGCCAACTTTGGCGCGAATGCCGGATACCAGATGCCCGCCGGCAATACGGCATACGGCAACATGCCCCTCAAATCCGTCGGGAACCTGGGCATGGGTGCTGGATTCGGCGGCATGCCGTCCGGTTACGTTTAAAAACTTTTTTTATTTTCTATATTTGCACCAAATCGTATACTATTATTTGAATTCATATAGTTCTATTTAGATGCTTGTTTTTTAAGCCACCAAGCATACAAAGGCACTATTCTCACCACAATGGCACGGAGCGCACGAAGGCTCACAGAGCCTTTTTTTAGATGGAGGTCACAAAGGTCACAGAGCATGCTTTTTGTGTAAAGAGGCACAAAGGGGACAATGACACGATGACAAAAAGTGCTCTTGTTCATTCCATAGTGCCATTGTATCCTTTGTGCCCTAAAGACAATGAACCGGTCTTTGTGACCTCTGTCCCTTACATTTTAAAAAAAGTCTTTGTGAGCCTTCGTGAACTCCGTGCCATTGTGGTGAGAATAGTGCCTCTGTATGCTTAGTGACTTAAAAACCAGGCTTTGGCCTGTAGCAATAATCATATGAGCGTATTCATTAAAAGCACGTAATTACTGGTTTCGTAAATATTCCTCAACACGGTCAAGCCATTCAGCCGCAAGACAGTTGAACAGCCCTTCCTGCTCGACTTCAAGTCCATGCCCGGCCCGGTCAAGGACGGCGAACGTGCTCCTCGTGTATATGCCGGCGAGCTTCATGGCATCCTTATAGCCCACGGACGCGTCCTGGCGCCCGGCGAGGATGAGCGATGGCTTATCGAAGGGCTGCGGAAGCCGGTCGACGTCGAACGAGCACTCGTAACCTTGCTTTTTCAGGCGCTCCAGGAAGGCCCTGTCCTCATTAAGGCGACCCGGGAGTATGTCCTGCTGGAACCGCTCCCAGCGGCGACGGTCTTGGAGGAGAAGCATGCGCTCGAAGAACTTACGGTCCTCCGGGTCGATGGAGGCCAGCAGCTTTTCGTCCCTGACGAACACGGTCCTGGGGGGGAGCTGTCGCTTCGAGCGGTCGCCCACCATGACGGGACAGATCAGCAGAACGCCGTCGATCCGGCCGGGTATCCTGTTCACCATGCCCCGGGCGATGTATCCCCCGTAGGACTCGCCCGCAACTAAAAAACTGCCCTTTATGACTTTCTCGCTGAACTTGATGACGATGTCGAGCACCTGGTCGGAGTTTCCCAGCCATTCAGGGGCCTTCGACTTCCCCATGCCCGGCATGTCGATGTAGATGCGCCGGTATCCGGGGCGGCATTTGAAGACAGGCTCCATGCAGCCGGCCATGACGTTGTGGTCGATCCCGTAGCCGTGGAGCATTAATACGGGAAAGCCCTCTCCGCATACCTCATAATAGACGCTGACGCCGTCGACCTCGCAAAACATGGATGCAATATTAGTGCCGTCGGGGTAAAATAAGTATTGACAGGCACTGTGTGCCAACAAATCCGTCTAAATGGGCTGTGATATGCGTTATATTCAATTGTTATATTAATCGTGGCGTATCGCAGAGTAATCAACGTGGTATGAGATGGCGGAACTTCTGGCAAAAGTGGATATGGTAGCACATTCTATCGAACTTTACGAGGACGAGTTGAGGGTACAGCTACAGCTGGCGCCGAAGTTCAAGATACCGCTCAAGGACATCGTCGACCTGGAGTTCCGCAGGGCCTGGTTTTTCCTGGCCGGAAAGCTGACCATCATCTTCAAGGAGAACGATACCCTGCAAAAAATGTACATGCCCTTCAACTTCCTGATGGGCGATGCCATCGAGGCCCTGGTGTCCACCATGATCGACCGGATGGCGCGCGTCTACCATAATAAGGACGCGATCGAGTTCCTGGAGATGGCGGAACATGATGATGGGATGGTACAGTGCCCCTACTGCTCGTCGGTCATCAAGCAGGGCGTGATCGTGTGCCCCGGCTGCGGCATGCCGAAGCTGGATTAGGTTAGAAAGCCTCTTTTTTGTTTAGCCCAATAGCTAAACATAGTTGCATTTGCCTGCCCGTTTAGCGGAAGGTATGTATATGGTCGTTCTTTATCCGTTATGCGAGGTGATTTGATGAGGTCCCTGAAAGAATGGGCCGAGTCGATAAAAACGGCCCGTATTGTAAAAGATACGAGGGAGAGAAAGGATGCGGCCGTGCAGTTCACGAAGGCGCTGGTGCAGGCCGACGGGCCCGTGCAGCCGGTGGTCCGGCGCATCCAGGAGGCCGGCTCGGCATGGTACTCCATCGGCATGAAGTCTTTCAAGAACCTTACGCTGTCGGCGGCCGACGACGACATCGTGGAGGTCCGTAAGAGCTGCGATGTCTGCGATCACCCATACGCCGTGAAGATCAAGGCGTGGAAGATAAGGAGCTGCGACGTCGCGGCCGCACCGTGCCCCAGGTGCTCGGCCTATCAGGTCCTGGACCTGGACGTCGTGAGGAAAGAGAATTTTGGGGCTTGTTAAAAGCCCCCTTTTTGCTTTAAACGGTCGTATCCACGACGACCGTATACTTACCGTTCACCCACGAATATGCCACGAAGTGTGCGGAACCTCTCAGGTTAGGGTCGCTGATGGTGGCGGACCAGCTTTCTCCGAGTGACTGGTCGATGGGGACGAGCTCGGGGGTCGTAAGGTAGGGGCTCTTCACGTAGAAGCCCCGCAGGGTCGTGACGCCGCCGAAGCTGGTCAGCCTTACCTGCACGGTCTCAGGGTCCAGGCGGGTGACCTCGAAGTGAGGCATGCGCGCGGGCGTCGTGCTCTGGCCCGGCACAACGGTCACGGTGACGACGGTATAGCCCGGGATGACGACTTCGATGGACGCAGAATCGTTAAAGCGCCGGTCTACCATGCCCTGTTTGCCCTGGATATCGCCGGTGATCTGGTAGTGAGCAGGCGGCAGGCCCGTAAAGTTGAACCGGCCGGCGGAGTCGGCGTATTGAATGCTCCCGGGCGTGTCCACGAGCTTATCGCCCTGCCATAGCGCCACGCGCGCATCGGGCACTGGAGCCCCGTCAGCATCGAGCACGACGCCGCTAATGGATATGGATGGAACAGGCGTCAGAGTGGGCGTCGCAGTGGGGACAGGAGTCGCCGAAGGCGATGTACCGGTAATACAGCCGCTCAGCGACAGCGCCATGATAGAGACAAGTAAAAATGCCGTGAAATTACGCACAAACACCACCAATCTCAGGATAATGGCCCCTCCGACTTTTTAGGCTTTTCCCTCTTACGAAGGTAAGCTTTATACCGGGAGGCGGGCAAATATAAAAGTCCGCAGGTGTGAAAATGTCCGAACTATTGTTTAAAGTCGAAAACATGGCTCAGTATATCGAGCTCTACGACGATGAGGTGCACGTCCAGATGCCGCTCGCGATCATGCAGGTCATTAAGATCAAAGACATAACCGATATCGAGTTCAGGCGGGCCAACTTTGTCATGTCTGGCAAGGTGGTCATCAAGTACCGCGATAACGGCGTGAACGAGACCGCCTACTATCCCTTTAATTTCATGTTCAACGAAGGCATGGTCGGCCTCATGGGGAAGCTGAACGAGCTGCTCGAGCAGCTCAAGGGGAAGAAAGAGGACGTCTTGATAAAGGAGGTCATCAAGATCCGGTGCCTTGGATGCGGAGCCCTTATGGACGAGCACTCGCAAGTATGCCCGGTCTGCGGCCGGCCCCAGGTCTAATGCAAATATAATTATTACTAAAATTATATCCGACAGGCCGCCATAGCTTATCATATGGATAATGGAGAGATCATACGCTTACTCAACGAGGCGTTCGTACACGAGATCGATAACTCGCTGACCTACGTCCGTAATTCGTTCATCATGAAGGAGTGCGACCCCAGCCGCGTCACCGAGGCGATAGCAGTGGACGAGATGCGCCACATGTGGTGGCTGGCCGACCTCATCACGAAGCGGGGAGGCGAGCCTACTATGGAGCACCGCACGCTCGACTTCGGCGGGAAGGACCTGAAGGGCCAGCTCGAGAGGCAGATCGTGCTCGAGACCGAGGCCATCGACATTTATAAGCATATCATCGAAGTGGTAGACGACCCGGAAGTCGTCGGCGTGGCGAAGCACATCCTGGACGAGGAGCGCCGTCACAGGAAAGAGTTCAAGGAAAGGCTGGCCCGTATATAGCCGTTTTTTCCCGCCACTATTTTTAATAAGCGGCGATTTGAACTCACCATTGGTCGGTACGTATATGAATTTTGGGTTAGCCTCTTTCAACGATTACTGGTGGGCCGTTCTGCTCCGGGGCATCGTGACCCTGCTGTTCGGGCTGGCGATCTTTGCCTGGCCGGGCGTTACGCTGGCGCTTTTTATCATGCTGTTCGCCGCCTTCGCCATCGTCGACGGCGTCATAATTGCTGTACACTCGCTTTTTGCCATCGGCAGGGATAGCCGCTGGTGGATCAAGCTGCTCCAGGGGGTCGCCGGCATCGGCGCGGGCGTTGCGACATTCATCTGGCCAGGCCTTACGGCGCTTGTCCTCTTGTATATCATCGCTTTCTATAACATCTTCGAGGGCATCCTGCAGGCCGTCTACGGCATCACCTTCAGAAAGGAGGCCCGGGGCAGCCTGATGCTCGTCGCTTCCGGGGTCATCTCCGTGATCTTCGGCATGCTGCTCCTGCTGTTCCCGATGACGGGAGCGCTGGCGCTGATCAAGGTCATAGGCATATTCGACATTGTCCTGGGCCTGCTTCTCCTGCTGCTGGCGGTCGACATGCTCGCCGCGAAGAGCGCTGCGCGTGCGGCCGCGTAGGAGGTATTGTAGGGGAGTAAAGGACGTGATGAATAAAGTGCTGTCGTAACTCTGGGAGATCGCGGTAGTTATGGCGCTGCTGGCGGCGGCTCCCTGCTGACGCAGTACTGATCATTCCACTACGGGGATGATGACCTCGGAGAAGATCGGCACAAGCCCGTCGTCGTCCACCTTGATCCGGCCCATGGAGCCGCAGAGCGGGCAATTGGTGTAGCCGCTACTGTGCTTGTCCGGGAACGGCATCATGTCGGTCACGTACTCAAACTCTTCGGGGTTCACCCGTAGCTGCCCCCGACCGCCATCCAGGTCACCCGTGAAGAACATCCTGACCATATACGACGCGTTACGGATCTTGCCATCCATGAGGTGCGAGCCCCTGGGCGAGTTGCCCAGCGCGTTCTGGCATATATGCTCGACGTAGAAGATGCGGCTGGACCCACCTTCACGAAATGCGGTCATTTTACGCTGCGCCTCCTGAACTCGGGGCTGACATCCTCCGTCATCTCTTTCCTGCCGTGGGCCAGCTTGCGGTGCCTCTCCACTTGCGCCAGCACGTCCTCCTTGTTCATCCCGTTCACGACGTATGTGCAGCCTGTGACGGGGCATGATAATTCTACCATGATACGACCTATTGAAATAAGGCGGGGCGGGAACGTGATTGTTATTCGAATGAATAGCGAAAAAATAAAAAAGAGGCCTTAGTTAGGAGGCTGAGCCATACCGTTTTATATCGACACCGTTTGAAGGCGTGTAGCTCGTGCCGCTATCGAATTTCGGCTCGAGCTCGGCCTTGTATAGCTCAAGGGACCCTCCCGCCCAATATGCCGTTATCGTCATGTCGGCCGTGAGCATCGCGCTGTAGACGGGCGAATCGACGGTGACTTCCCTGTATTCGCCCGGCTTCAGGGTATCAAGAGTAGTATTTACGCTCTGGTGATTGATCGTGGTGAAGTCCTGGCCGTTGTACGTGGTGGTCATCGGGGTGGCCACATCGTAGACGATGACGAGGTTCTTCAGCGTCTCGGTGCCCGTAGCCGTAATGACGAACGTGGCCCAGTCCTGCCTTGCGGCGTATTGTGCGTTGATCTGCTGTGACTCGTTGGGGTCCCCCGTCCACTGCCTCTGGTCGGCGTTGATCCTGACCTGCAGGACGAAATCGGACAGCGTTACAGGCAGCGGGACAGGCGTCGGGGTCGGCGTCCAGGTGGGGCCTATGGTGGGCTCGGGAGGCTCGGTGGGCGTGGGCGTCGGCGCTCCCACAGTGGCGACGACCCTCTGTGACGGGGTCGGATTATCCCCTGACGACGAGACGCATCCGGCGAACACTATACAGGCCATTATTAGTATGATCATTGACGTTTTCAAGCGTTGCATGAGCAGCCTCCTTAAAACAAGATAAAATAATGGCGGATTGGGTATAAATAGATTTTATCAGTACCGGTCAACCTTATGGCCATATATTTATATTTTTAACCGGTAATACTATTGCGGGTTTCAAAGTATGGACGTGGTGATCATCACGGGCAGGCGGGGCGAGGCATTCGTTAGCGGGAGGGTCGTGGCCCGTATCGGGCAATGGGACGTAAGGTCGTTCCCGGATGGCGGCTGGGACGGCTCCTGTGAGTGCGAGTGGTACGCTGGCAGCGACCCCGGCGCTTTCGGCCTCCTGAAGGGTCCGGGCATCGAGGTCTCGCTCAGGCTGATCGATCATAATGAGACGGCCCATGAAGGTGTTGCGATGGCGGCGCCGGACGGCGACGTAAAGATGCTGGGGGATGTCGCCCTGCTGGACCTTATCCTGAAGGGCTCCGGCCCCGTACGCCACGCTTAGCTTTCGAATAGCGCCTTAACTTCTTTCAGCTTTTCCGGAATCGGTATCCCCTGGGGGCAGCGCTCTTCGCACAATCCGCATTCCTCGCACTTCGACGCCTTGCCCTCGCCGATGAACTTGTAGGATGTTTTCGCGTGCTCTATGTCCTCGTACATGCATGCGATGTTCAGTCTCTCGAAGCACTCAGGTATATCTACCCCATTTGGGCAGGGCCTGCAATAGCCGCACCCGGTACAGGGGACCGCCATGCGGGAGCGGAACATGCTCCGGACCTTCGCGACGAGCGCCAGGTCCTTTTTCGTCATTGACCAGGGAAGGCCTTTTTCGGCGGCAGCGAGGTTCTCTTCGACCTGCTCCATGCTGCTCATGCCGCTCAACACGACCGACACTTCGGGGTGGTCCCAGACCCAGCGAAGCCCCCATTCTGCGGGGGTTCGCTTTTCCACGGCTTTTGCCCAGATGTCCATGGCCGCGGGCACCTGCTTTGCCAGTAAGCCCCCCCTGAGGGGCTCCATGACGACTACGCCCATGCCCTTTTTGGCGGCATAGCGGAGGCCAGAGCGGCCGGCCTGGTAATGCTCGTCCATATAGTTATACTGGATCTGGCAGAAGGTCCAGTCGTAGGCGTCGACGATCTTTTTGAAGGCCGGGTATTTGTCGTGGAAGGAGAAGCCCGCGTACTTAATGCGGCCGTCAGCGAGGGCATCGTCTAAAAAGTCCTTCACGCCGAGCGATTCCATGTTTTTCCAGCTTTCGCCCATTAGCGAGTGGACGAGATAAAAGTCAATGTGGTCTGTCTGAAGCTTTTTTAATTGCTCGTCGAGGAATTTGTCCATGTCCTCCCGCTTTTCGACGAGCCATGTCGGCAGCTTGGTGGCCAGGCTGACCTTTTCCCTATACCCGTCTTTGAGAGCCCTGCCCACGATGGGCTCGCTCTCGCCGTTGTGGTAGGGCCAGGCCGTGTCGACGTAGTTTACGCCGCGGTCGATAGCGTGGCGGATCATCCGGATGGCTTCGGGCTCGTTGACGTGGCCGTTCTCGAGTACGGGGAGCCGCATGCAGCCGAATCCTAATATGGAAAGGTCCTTGTTGGCCTTTTTCATTGTCCTGTAGAGCATTATTGGGCCTTCTTTCTGGTTTTATTAAACACCTGTTATCCGATTGCTGATTATATGCTTTTCGTGTGAACAGGAGTATATTCATGTATTTTTAATGTTATGCCGTCGTGGAGTGTCCTTAACCACAGGGGCGCAGAGCGCTCGGAGTTCACAGAGTTTTTATTTAATAATTTGAGACACAGAAGCCACAGAGCCCGGTTTATTGGCTTACCTGGGGCACAGAGTTTAAAGAGGCAGGGTTGATCAATAAACAATTGACTGGTTTATCCTCGCCAGTGCCTCTAATCCCTCAGTGCCTCAGGAATGTTATAAACCCGTCCTCCGTGCCCTCTGAGCCTCCATTATCAAAAAATCTCTGTGTAACTCTGCGCTCTCCGTGTCCCTGTGGTTGGACCACTCAACGACGGCATAACCTGAAGAGATAATTAATTATCAAGGTTTTTTATGCTCGTCCTATCCTTATCTATATATTTCCAGGCATCGCCTCGCTTATCCATCCTACCCATGATATTCCGGATATTGTACTCCTGCGAACCCGAAATATCATCAAGCTCATCCCATGTTATGGGAGTGGCGACGGGCGCTCCGCTCCTGGCCCGGACACCGTAGGGCGCCACGCCGGTCTGACCATACGAGTTCCGCAGATAGTCCAGGAACAGGCGGCCACGGCGCTTCTCTTTCGAGAGTTCGATAGTGAAGCGGTCGGGATACTTCTTAGTAAGCTTCTCGCCGAAGCCCCGGGCGAACGCCCGGACGGTATCGAAGTCGGCGCTCCGGTCGAGCGGCACGACGACGTGCAGGCCCCGGGAGCCAGTGGTCATGAGATAGACGGGATAGCCTTCGGCATCGAGCGCCTCGCGGATCGTCTTAGCGGCAGACCGCACGGTCTCGAAGTTATTATCGGGCGGGTCGAGGTCGAAGATGAGGCGGTCAGGGTAATGGACTTTATCGATTCGGCTGAGAAAGACGTGGGGAGTGATCATCGCCTGGCTGGCCAGGTATACGAGCGTCGCGGCGTCGTCACAGACGACCTGGTGCTGGATGCCGCCCTTTCCCAGCTCGAGCGTGGCGCGGTGCACCCAGTCGGGGAAATAGTCGGACGCCTCTTTCTGGAAAAAGCCTTCTTTGCCGATGCCGTCCGGGAAACGCTGCATGGTCATGGGCCGCCCCCGGACCAGGGGCACCATCACACCTGAGATACGCCGGTAATAGTCGACGAGCTCCCCTTTGGTGATGCCGTCCTCCGGGAATAATACCTTATCCGGATTAGTTACTTTGATGTCGTGGCCTTCGATGTGCAATACTTCGGTCATTTCGGCACCTCCCGGATCACGCTGTGCGGATCCTTATCGTAACGCAGGCCATCGTAGCGGGGCTGCCGCAGCTTACCGTAGTCCGTCCACTCCTCGAACCCGATCTCGGCCACGAGTTTCGGCTCCAGCCAGTGGACCTCCTTTTCCCGGACCTCTTCGGCGAAGGGTGAGGCCTTACGCTCTAACGGCCGGAACTTATCCATGAGGCTCCGCAGCGTTTTCTCGTCAAAGCCCGTGCCCACTTTGCCCGCGTACATCAGCTTACCATCCTGGTAATAGCCCACGAGAATGGCCCCGAACTCGATGCGCTTGCCGTGGGGCTCGGTATAGCCGCCGATGACGAACTCCTGGTTCTGGACACACTTGAACTTGAGCCACTCGTCGGAGCGGCCGTGGACATAGGGGCCGTAAGCCCGCTTGGCGATGAGGCCTTCCCAGCCTTTCTTACATGCCTCGTCGAACAGTCCCAATCCGCCTCCCAGCCGGTCTTCGAGGAAACGTACCGTATCCCCGTAGTCCAGAGTTTTTTCCAGGATATGCTTACGCTCGAGGAGCGGCAGCCGGGTCAGCTCGTAGCCGTCGTAAAAAAGGATATCGAAAACATAGTAATGAACGGGGATCCCGGTACGTCGGGCCTCCGCCGGGTCCTCTAAGCCCATTCGCGGCTGCAAGAGCTCGAATTTCGAGTTACCGTTCTCGTCCAGGGCGACGATCTCGCCGTCGATGATGAAGTCATTCGCCTTTTGCGCCATGAGCGCATCGGCTACTTCCGGGTACGAGG encodes:
- a CDS encoding alpha/beta fold hydrolase; protein product: MFCEVDGVSVYYEVCGEGFPVLMLHGYGIDHNVMAGCMEPVFKCRPGYRRIYIDMPGMGKSKAPEWLGNSDQVLDIVIKFSEKVIKGSFLVAGESYGGYIARGMVNRIPGRIDGVLLICPVMVGDRSKRQLPPRTVFVRDEKLLASIDPEDRKFFERMLLLQDRRRWERFQQDILPGRLNEDRAFLERLKKQGYECSFDVDRLPQPFDKPSLILAGRQDASVGYKDAMKLAGIYTRSTFAVLDRAGHGLEVEQEGLFNCLAAEWLDRVEEYLRNQ
- a CDS encoding zinc ribbon domain-containing protein, with product MAELLAKVDMVAHSIELYEDELRVQLQLAPKFKIPLKDIVDLEFRRAWFFLAGKLTIIFKENDTLQKMYMPFNFLMGDAIEALVSTMIDRMARVYHNKDAIEFLEMAEHDDGMVQCPYCSSVIKQGVIVCPGCGMPKLD
- a CDS encoding carboxypeptidase-like regulatory domain-containing protein, whose protein sequence is MRNFTAFLLVSIMALSLSGCITGTSPSATPVPTATPTLTPVPSISISGVVLDADGAPVPDARVALWQGDKLVDTPGSIQYADSAGRFNFTGLPPAHYQITGDIQGKQGMVDRRFNDSASIEVVIPGYTVVTVTVVPGQSTTPARMPHFEVTRLDPETVQVRLTSFGGVTTLRGFYVKSPYLTTPELVPIDQSLGESWSATISDPNLRGSAHFVAYSWVNGKYTVVVDTTV
- a CDS encoding zinc ribbon domain-containing protein, coding for MSELLFKVENMAQYIELYDDEVHVQMPLAIMQVIKIKDITDIEFRRANFVMSGKVVIKYRDNGVNETAYYPFNFMFNEGMVGLMGKLNELLEQLKGKKEDVLIKEVIKIRCLGCGALMDEHSQVCPVCGRPQV
- a CDS encoding ferritin-like domain-containing protein, translated to MDNGEIIRLLNEAFVHEIDNSLTYVRNSFIMKECDPSRVTEAIAVDEMRHMWWLADLITKRGGEPTMEHRTLDFGGKDLKGQLERQIVLETEAIDIYKHIIEVVDDPEVVGVAKHILDEERRHRKEFKERLARI
- a CDS encoding HdeD family acid-resistance protein, which gives rise to MNFGLASFNDYWWAVLLRGIVTLLFGLAIFAWPGVTLALFIMLFAAFAIVDGVIIAVHSLFAIGRDSRWWIKLLQGVAGIGAGVATFIWPGLTALVLLYIIAFYNIFEGILQAVYGITFRKEARGSLMLVASGVISVIFGMLLLLFPMTGALALIKVIGIFDIVLGLLLLLLAVDMLAAKSAARAAA
- a CDS encoding DUF1059 domain-containing protein codes for the protein MVELSCPVTGCTYVVNGMNKEDVLAQVERHRKLAHGRKEMTEDVSPEFRRRSVK
- a CDS encoding aldo/keto reductase, translating into MLYRTMKKANKDLSILGFGCMRLPVLENGHVNEPEAIRMIRHAIDRGVNYVDTAWPYHNGESEPIVGRALKDGYREKVSLATKLPTWLVEKREDMDKFLDEQLKKLQTDHIDFYLVHSLMGESWKNMESLGVKDFLDDALADGRIKYAGFSFHDKYPAFKKIVDAYDWTFCQIQYNYMDEHYQAGRSGLRYAAKKGMGVVVMEPLRGGLLAKQVPAAMDIWAKAVEKRTPAEWGLRWVWDHPEVSVVLSGMSSMEQVEENLAAAEKGLPWSMTKKDLALVAKVRSMFRSRMAVPCTGCGYCRPCPNGVDIPECFERLNIACMYEDIEHAKTSYKFIGEGKASKCEECGLCEERCPQGIPIPEKLKEVKALFES
- the ligD gene encoding non-homologous end-joining DNA ligase, yielding MTEVLHIEGHDIKVTNPDKVLFPEDGITKGELVDYYRRISGVMVPLVRGRPMTMQRFPDGIGKEGFFQKEASDYFPDWVHRATLELGKGGIQHQVVCDDAATLVYLASQAMITPHVFLSRIDKVHYPDRLIFDLDPPDNNFETVRSAAKTIREALDAEGYPVYLMTTGSRGLHVVVPLDRSADFDTVRAFARGFGEKLTKKYPDRFTIELSKEKRRGRLFLDYLRNSYGQTGVAPYGVRARSGAPVATPITWDELDDISGSQEYNIRNIMGRMDKRGDAWKYIDKDRTSIKNLDN
- the ligD gene encoding non-homologous end-joining DNA ligase — encoded protein: MDPLLERLPPAAKEKLVKMEQPEWEEPMLATLTSKRFDDHGWAFGHKLDGARCLAYRKDGHVRLMSRTRHEMNASYPEVADALMAQKANDFIIDGEIVALDENGNSKFELLQPRMGLEDPAEARRTGIPVHYYVFDILFYDGYELTRLPLLERKHILEKTLDYGDTVRFLEDRLGGGLGLFDEACKKGWEGLIAKRAYGPYVHGRSDEWLKFKCVQNQEFVIGGYTEPHGKRIEFGAILVGYYQDGKLMYAGKVGTGFDEKTLRSLMDKFRPLERKASPFAEEVREKEVHWLEPKLVAEIGFEEWTDYGKLRQPRYDGLRYDKDPHSVIREVPK